CTGCCCCGTTGGCCTCCTGGACAGCATCCTCGGCAGAAGTCATCCCTTACGGCCTCGCCAACCGCCGGAATATTTTTCCCCGATAAGATCCATCAGGCACTGAACTCCTCGGACAGTTTGCTCATTTTATCCGAAAGCGCCGTAAGATCCTGTGCGGCCGCCGCGAGTTCCTCCATGGAGGCTGTCTGCTCTTCCGTAGCCGCCGAAACCTCCTCCGTCGAAGCGGCATTATCCTCAGCCACCTTCGCTATCTCGTCCATGGCCCGGGTCAGTTCCGCCGCGGTTCTGCTCTGGGATTCAGTGATCTGCGAGATCTCCTGGGCGCCACTCGTGGTTTCCATGACGATCTTCACGATATCCTCCAGAGCCCCGCCCATGGTCTGGACAATCTCCTGGCCTTCGTCCAGGACTCCTTCGACATCCTTCATGGACAGCAGAACCTGTTCTGTTTCATTCTGAAGCCTTCCCACGATACCGGAGATCTTTTCAGCAAACTGTCCTGTGTTCTCCGCGAGTTTGCGAACCTCCTCCGCCACAACTGCGAATCCTCTGCCGGACTCGCCGGCTCTTGCCGCTTCGATGGTGGCGTTCAGAGCCAGGAGGGTCGTCTGTTGCGCGACCCCGGTGATGATATCGACGATCTCGTTAATCTCCTTGCTCCGCTCACCGAACCCGGTGACCGTCCCGCCCGCGCGGGAAACAGTGTCAAACACCTGTTTAAGCTTGTTGATGGCGCTTTCTGTATGCTTGCTGCCCGCTTGAGCAGTATAGCCTGCTTCCGTGGAAATTCTGGCCGATTCACTGGATTTTTCGGCCATGGCCTCGAGGCTGGACGCCATCTGCCGGATGGTTGTCGCCATGTTCTCCACCTGGCTTGCCTGGGTTTCCGCACCCTTGCTGATGCCGTCAATAGCCGCGGCTATCTCCTCGGTGGAAGCATTCATCTCCTCCGCGGTTGCCGAGAGTGTCTGTGCCGATTCATGGACCTCGATGGATGAACCGGTCACCTCCTTGACCATGAGGGACAGCCGATGGACCATGACACGGAGAGCTGCACGGAGATCGGTTGTTTCATCCTCGAAAGTTTTCTTCAGCGGGGACAGATCCTGCAGGAGATCGCCCTTGCTGATCTTCATGGCCACATCCCTCATCTCGCGCAGGTCACGGGTAATACCGGTGGACACCGCAGTCCCGAGGATAAGACCGACTGCGATGGCGGCCGAAGTTGAGCCGAACTGACTCCATCCCCCTTTGACGTTTAAAAGATCAAACAGGAATGGAACAAAAACCACCACAGCGATCACCATGAGGAAGGACAGGATCAGTTTGTACTTCATTTCCATTCGCATGCCTGGAAACTCCTTTGTCTATGCGCCCCAGATGACATCAGGGGATGGGATTGTCCCCTTCAAGAGGGACGTCGCGTTTCCGATATATCCTCTCCGCGGGGGAGATGTTCTGGTAATACAACCGGCTTCTGCCAATGAGCGTTTCGGCCTTTCCCAGCATCAGATATCCACCGGGCCGCATATCGCCGGCAAAGTTTGAAATAACTTTCTCCTGTTTTTCTCTGGCGAGATATATCAACAGGTTTCTGCACAAAATCAAGTCCTGTTTTTCACCGGGATGATCCGCCAGCAGATTCGCGGCCATGAATGTCACAAGCCCCCTTGGTTTTTTCCCAATCAGATAGCCCTCGCCATCGGCGCTGAAATACCGGGACTTCTCCTCCTCCGTGGCGTTTTTCAACGCGTCGGCCGAATATCGGCCGGTCTCGGCCCGTTTAAGCACTGCCGTGTCCACATCCGTCGCAAGTATTCGAAAAGCGTTGCGCACACCCAGCTTTTCCATCACTTCGAGGACCAGAATAGCCAAGCTGAACGGCTCCTCACCACTGGAACAGCCGGCGCTCCAGATGTTAATTACATTCCTTCCGACCCGTTCGGCAAGCATCGCCGGCAGAATCCGTTCGTAAAGGTAACGGAAGGCTGAAGGGTTACGGAAAAACTCGGTGACGTTGATAGTCAGGTACTGAAAAAGCCTTTCAAGTTCCTCCGGTTTCCTTCTCAAAACCCTGAAATACTGGCCAAGGTTGGGAAACCCTTTCGAACGCACACGAAGATAAATTCTTCGAAGGATGCATCGAGCCTTGTACGCCTCCAGGTCAAACCCCTTCTCTCCCATGAGAAGTTCCTTGAGCGCCTCAAAGGCCCAGACATCCTCAGGGGGGAGCAAATCAACTTCCGGGGCATCACCTTCCTTCAAAACGTGATCCCGGATAACCCCGGCGGCGGTTCGACAGGCTCACCATCCCGAGCTTGTCGAGGCATCGAAATGATTCCATCCGGCTCCACCCCTGCCCCGGGATGCCTGCTTCGTGCACATCCCGGTTGATGGATTGTTTGCAAGTCCATCAATTTTGTAACCATCCGACAACTCACCGTTTTTTTTAGCATAACAAATCTAACAATGTCAACGAGTCCATATTAGTCTGAGAGTTTGAGCGTTTGAAGTTGCGGGTTAACAACTTGAAACCCGCTACCACAAACCAGGGTTCCGCCGGTTAAAGCGCACCTCACATTCTTCCTCCCCCCTGAGGGGGGGGCTAATCCTAGGTACCTGTCACCCGATGGGCAGCTGCTGCTCAGGATACACAACCAGCGCCCGGTCAGGCTTCTGGGCCAGGGCCAGGATCAGGCTGAGAGGGCCTACCCGCCCGGCGAACATGGTCATCGAGAGAATAAGCTTGCCCGCCACGGTAAGGGACGTCGTCAGCCCCATGCTCAGCCCAACGGTCCCGAAAGCGGATATCGTCTCGAAAAGGATGGGAAGGAAGGTGGATGCCCCCCCCACAACCCCGATCATGGAGAGGGCGAAAACCGTCAGAAAAACCCATCCAATAGAGGCCAGAAATACAGCATGAGCCCTTCGGACCACCGTCTCCGGCAGGGTTCGCTTTCTGAGCTCGACCTTTTCATTTCCGGTCAGCACCGCCCTCAGGGAAGCCAGCATGACCGCAAATGTTGTGGTTTTCACACCGCCTCCTGTGGACCCTGGAGACGCGCCTATAAACATCCAGGCCATGATCCAGATGAGGGTTGGAAAGGAGAGCGAGGCGATGTCCACTGTGTTGAAGCCGGCGGTCCTTGTCGTAACGGACTGAAACGCCGAGATCCAGAACAGGTGGAGGCCGGTGACTCCGGACCGGCTCCCTTCGAGAGACATAAAAAGGATCGTTCCAATCAGGATGAGAGCGGCGGTCATTCTCAAAACCACCTGCGTCTGAAGGTTGTGGGGGGGAATCGCATCCCCCCTGACCCGTGACTTGAGACCCTCATAAAGGCCGTAGATCACCCAGAAACCTATGCCCCCTCCAACAACGAGAACCATGACGGTGACATTTATCACCGGGTCGAACCGGAACGCGGTGAGGCTGTCGGAATAGAGGGTAAACCCCGCGTTGCAGAAGGCCGACACCGAATGAAAAACCGCGGCGAATATGTTACCCGCAGGGTCAGTTCCCAACCCGGTTCTGGCCGCGAAGATTATCGCTCCTACGGTTTCCATCCCGAGGGTGTAAACGATTATCCTCCTGAGAAGATACTTTACATGGAACTCTTCGACCTGGTTGAGCGCCTCCTTGATGACAATCCTGTTCTGAATGCGTGGATGGATTCCAAGGAGCAGACCGAAGAAGGTCGAGAGGGTCATCAGCCCAAGCCCGCCCACCTGTATCATGACCAGGAGAATCACCTGTCCCATGGGTGTCAGGGTTTTTCCGATTGCCACCGTGGAAAGTCCCGTTACACATGTCGCTGAGGTCGCCGTAAAGAAAGCGTCATCCAGGGGAAGGCCCCTCCCGTCAACAGTGCTCGCGGGAAGCGAAAGGAGAGCTGTTCCCAGAATGATCACCACAGCGAACCCGAGGAGAATGGCTATGTAGGGATTATCCCGCATCAATATCCTTCGCCGGAAGGTCAAACAGGATCCGGCAGCCTTTCGGATGGTCCCTGTCAAACCAGAGATGCCCGCCGTGACGGATGATGATGGCTTTGGCAATAGGAAGGCCCAGCCCCGTCCCGGAGGGTTTTGAGGTCATGATGTCCCCGCCCTGCTCAAAGTATTCGAAGGCACGCTCCTGCTCACCTGCGGGAACGCCCGGTCCGGAATCCTCAATCGCCACCGTAACCCGGCCTTTTTTGGCTGCGAAACAGGTAATTCGCACGCGGCCTCCGGCGGAAGTAAACTTTATGGAATTATCGATAAGTTTTTCTGCAACCTTCCTCATCTTTTCAATGTCCATGAACACCGGGGGCAATATTTCATCAATATCCAGCTCAATATTCACCCCTTTTTGGGCTGCTCCATCGGAATATTTGTAAAGTGTCTCCCTGAGAAATTCCCCCATATCCTCGTTATGGAAGGAGAAGGGCATGGAGCCCGAGTCCAGCCTGAGAATGTCGGTGCTGTCATCAACCAGCTTTGCCAGCCTGTATGAGGCATCCATGGCGATGTTAATCTTCTCAACCTGTTCCGGCTCATCGAGACTTCCCCTGAGGAGTTCAAGATAACCCATAATAACCGTGACCGGAGTTCGAAATTCATGGGAAACGTTGGTTATGAAATCCGCCTTGATTCTATCGAGAACCTTGAGCTGGTTGTAGGCCTCGCTCAGTTCATCCGCCTGAAGTTCAAGACTGCGGTATAAACGCGCCCTCTCGATGGTAACGGAGGCCTGAGAAGCATAGACGCTCAGAAGTCTGAGGTCGTGTTCCGTCAGAACATTCGAGTCCTTCCTGTTGTTCCCGTTCAGCACACCGATAATTTTCCTTCCCACCTTGAGGGGAACACTGATGAGGGATTTGGAACTGTAACGGCCATGGCTTCGAAGTTTTCTGAATTGAGGGTGAGTTTCGATATCATTTACGAGAAGGGGCTCTCCTTCCTTTGCCACCCACCCCCCAATGCCCTCCCCGACGGGGGTCCTCGCTGATGCCACGATATCATCGTCCAGCCCCCGGGCTGCTCTAATGGACAAATAGTCCCCCTCGTCCGAGATCAGCATTATGGAGACGATCCCGAAGCCCAGTTCCTCGTGAATCTGCTGTACGATTTTTTCCAGGACATGTTCAACGTTGAGTTCCACACCCAGTTCGAGACCCAGCCGAACCACGGTAGAAAGTTCAGTATATCGATCACTGATCTCCTGACACCGGGCCGCTGTTTTTTCCATGGAGTCCTGAGGCATGATCAGTTCACGGCGGCGAGGAGCCTCTCGTGCTCCTCAATCAGCGCCAGGAGAATCCTCCTGGACGTGGCCTTGTCCATCTCCTTTCGCTTACCTATGACCCAGGTCTTGACGGGGATGTTTTTCCCGGTCTCCTGGAGCCATTTCGAAAGACGTTGGGATTCATTCCATGACCCTTCATCGCCTGGAGAAAGGAGGAAAAGGATGCCGTTGATACGGACATTTTTCGTGACAAGAGCCTGAGCCGTTGAACAAAGGCGCGAGGGTTCGCCGGCCCCGATGATTTCCAGGCCGTCCCCGGTCCCGAGCGAGAGTCCGGTCTTCTCCCCTTTTCCGTTAGGCGACAGTTCGTAGGATCCGAACAGTTCCTCCATGAACGCTCCCCTCTTTTCGGCGGTGGGGGAAAGCACCAGATACCGGATCAACACCCTCTTGTTCCCTCCATTTAAAAATCCTGTACGGCGGCTTTGATACGCCTTAAAAGATTGATTTCGTTTTCCTGGATGGTGGGCTCCTTTATTTTCAGACAGCCGGCGACAACCGCGTTCGCAACGAGAGGGTAGAAACGATGATCCGGAAAGGGGGCCTTTGTCCGGGCTCCCGCCACAGTAGCTCCACCGGTAAACGCATTACAGATCTTTTGAGTGTCATCCGATGGGAATTCGACATCAGGCCTCGGGATGAGAACAGTTCCGGCCGGGGGCAGCTGTCTTATGGCTTCCTCCATTTCATCCAGGAGCCGCACACCTTCCATCAGCATCTCCTGCCCCCTGCCCCGATCCATGTTCGGTTCAACGCCGGCGACGGCCGGATCCAGGCGGAACTTTCCCTCCTTCCACGACAGCAGGGAAAAGAGGGCATCCGGCCCCGTCCATTGACCCGTTTGAGCAAAAAGGGCCTCTCCCTTTTCAAAATATATTCTCCCCGTATTTTCCATGTTGTCCAGAATGAGCGTTCCAGTTTTCTGGCCCATATCGATCAATTGGATGATCTCCACAAGATCGATCTCGCTGAGCAGGCCCTCAAGGCTCCCACGGACATGCAGCTCACTCACCTTCTTGATGATCGAACGAACCTTGGCCTTGAGCTCCTTTATGGAAAAAGGTTTGGTTATGTAGTCGTCCGCGCCCATCTCGAGTCCGACGACCTTTTCGTCCACATCTTTTTTTGCTGATAGGAAGATGAACGGGATCGACGATGTTTCCGGCAGACTTTTCAACTTTCGATAGAGAGAATATCCGTCAAGCTTCGGCATCATGATGTCGGAGACTACCATGTCCGGATTCCACTGCCCTGCAATTTCGTATGCCTCCTGCCCATCACGGGCCTCCCGTACCTCGAATTCATCCTCAAATGCCAGGCGAAGCAGATGACGGATATTGTCATCGTCATCCACCACCAGGATCTTAACCGTAGCCGGAACCATCAGTTTGTCCTTTCCCGATTTCCCCGAGCAAAGGCCTGTACCAGCGCCGGATCGAACTGCGTGCCGGAACAATTCCGTAGTTCCTCCTGGGCCTCATGGGCCAGCATCTGTCGTCTGTAGGGCCTGGTCGTGGTCATGGC
This genomic stretch from bacterium BMS3Abin14 harbors:
- the mcpB gene encoding methyl-accepting chemotaxis protein McpB, with product MRMEMKYKLILSFLMVIAVVVFVPFLFDLLNVKGGWSQFGSTSAAIAVGLILGTAVSTGITRDLREMRDVAMKISKGDLLQDLSPLKKTFEDETTDLRAALRVMVHRLSLMVKEVTGSSIEVHESAQTLSATAEEMNASTEEIAAAIDGISKGAETQASQVENMATTIRQMASSLEAMAEKSSESARISTEAGYTAQAGSKHTESAINKLKQVFDTVSRAGGTVTGFGERSKEINEIVDIITGVAQQTTLLALNATIEAARAGESGRGFAVVAEEVRKLAENTGQFAEKISGIVGRLQNETEQVLLSMKDVEGVLDEGQEIVQTMGGALEDIVKIVMETTSGAQEISQITESQSRTAAELTRAMDEIAKVAEDNAASTEEVSAATEEQTASMEELAAAAQDLTALSDKMSKLSEEFSA
- the cheR2_1 gene encoding chemotaxis protein methyltransferase Cher2, which translates into the protein MLPPEDVWAFEALKELLMGEKGFDLEAYKARCILRRIYLRVRSKGFPNLGQYFRVLRRKPEELERLFQYLTINVTEFFRNPSAFRYLYERILPAMLAERVGRNVINIWSAGCSSGEEPFSLAILVLEVMEKLGVRNAFRILATDVDTAVLKRAETGRYSADALKNATEEEKSRYFSADGEGYLIGKKPRGLVTFMAANLLADHPGEKQDLILCRNLLIYLAREKQEKVISNFAGDMRPGGYLMLGKAETLIGRSRLYYQNISPAERIYRKRDVPLEGDNPIP
- the ktrB gene encoding Ktr system potassium uptake protein B, whose protein sequence is MRDNPYIAILLGFAVVIILGTALLSLPASTVDGRGLPLDDAFFTATSATCVTGLSTVAIGKTLTPMGQVILLVMIQVGGLGLMTLSTFFGLLLGIHPRIQNRIVIKEALNQVEEFHVKYLLRRIIVYTLGMETVGAIIFAARTGLGTDPAGNIFAAVFHSVSAFCNAGFTLYSDSLTAFRFDPVINVTVMVLVVGGGIGFWVIYGLYEGLKSRVRGDAIPPHNLQTQVVLRMTAALILIGTILFMSLEGSRSGVTGLHLFWISAFQSVTTRTAGFNTVDIASLSFPTLIWIMAWMFIGASPGSTGGGVKTTTFAVMLASLRAVLTGNEKVELRKRTLPETVVRRAHAVFLASIGWVFLTVFALSMIGVVGGASTFLPILFETISAFGTVGLSMGLTTSLTVAGKLILSMTMFAGRVGPLSLILALAQKPDRALVVYPEQQLPIG
- the srrB_2 gene encoding sensor protein SrrB, with translation MEKTAARCQEISDRYTELSTVVRLGLELGVELNVEHVLEKIVQQIHEELGFGIVSIMLISDEGDYLSIRAARGLDDDIVASARTPVGEGIGGWVAKEGEPLLVNDIETHPQFRKLRSHGRYSSKSLISVPLKVGRKIIGVLNGNNRKDSNVLTEHDLRLLSVYASQASVTIERARLYRSLELQADELSEAYNQLKVLDRIKADFITNVSHEFRTPVTVIMGYLELLRGSLDEPEQVEKINIAMDASYRLAKLVDDSTDILRLDSGSMPFSFHNEDMGEFLRETLYKYSDGAAQKGVNIELDIDEILPPVFMDIEKMRKVAEKLIDNSIKFTSAGGRVRITCFAAKKGRVTVAIEDSGPGVPAGEQERAFEYFEQGGDIMTSKPSGTGLGLPIAKAIIIRHGGHLWFDRDHPKGCRILFDLPAKDIDAG
- the mprA_1 gene encoding response regulator MprA gives rise to the protein MVPATVKILVVDDDDNIRHLLRLAFEDEFEVREARDGQEAYEIAGQWNPDMVVSDIMMPKLDGYSLYRKLKSLPETSSIPFIFLSAKKDVDEKVVGLEMGADDYITKPFSIKELKAKVRSIIKKVSELHVRGSLEGLLSEIDLVEIIQLIDMGQKTGTLILDNMENTGRIYFEKGEALFAQTGQWTGPDALFSLLSWKEGKFRLDPAVAGVEPNMDRGRGQEMLMEGVRLLDEMEEAIRQLPPAGTVLIPRPDVEFPSDDTQKICNAFTGGATVAGARTKAPFPDHRFYPLVANAVVAGCLKIKEPTIQENEINLLRRIKAAVQDF